One Streptomyces sp. SAI-135 DNA segment encodes these proteins:
- a CDS encoding bifunctional glycosyltransferase family 2 protein/CDP-glycerol:glycerophosphate glycerophosphotransferase, which produces MPRFSVIVPAYEVQAHLHACLESVLSQSYEDLELIAVDDRSPDVCGEIIDEFAARDPRVRAVRLARHSGLGPARNAGAAEATGDYLLFLDGGDTLTPHALRAVADRLKETGEPDVLVHDHALVDRSGESVRDAFAGRLAEQGPAPFRLEDRPGLLRVPSPAWNKAYRREFVEREGFTFPPGRHTDVAWTPPVLMAAETIATLDRVCVHHRQDRRGELPDADAHFDLFEQYDRVFAYVDTRPGLGRWRPVLFRRMVDDLWAVFADRDRFPRGTRAEFLRRARVHYRAHRTPGHPVPARSRARHAVIRLGLYRTHRFAELARGLGRRTARPVARLARSLHAAALRLHYRVQRCLPLREDRAVFAAYGGRGHGCNPGALEEAFRTFAPHIRTAWVAHPEHHHTIPTATRRLRPGTAAHWTALARSKYLVDNTDFDHRLVKRRGQILLQTQHGTPLKHMGLDLREHPAAAGDLDVEALLRGVDQWDYLLSPNRHTTLTWERVYPGGYTTLPYGYPRNDVFQRATSEDVRRLRESLGIPEGSVAILYAPTHRDYRRTQRTGLDLDRLLRRLGPRFVVLARAHHRHGGPLVSPATGRVIDVTGHPSVESLCLASDALVTDYSSLMFDYAGLDRPIVIHADDREAYEASRGTYFDLRSCAPGAIARSEDELIDIFATGHWRGSRSTQLRSAFRERFCPYDDGRAAERVVRHVVLGETGLPAVVPLAERHPVPSAAAALDRPPLATVPRPATDTPVAETR; this is translated from the coding sequence GTGCCCAGGTTCAGTGTCATCGTCCCCGCGTACGAGGTTCAGGCCCATCTGCACGCCTGCCTGGAATCGGTGCTGTCGCAGTCGTACGAGGATCTGGAGCTGATCGCGGTCGACGACCGCTCGCCGGACGTGTGCGGGGAGATCATCGACGAGTTCGCGGCCCGTGATCCCCGGGTCCGCGCGGTCCGTCTGGCACGGCACTCGGGACTCGGCCCCGCCCGCAACGCCGGGGCGGCCGAGGCGACGGGCGACTACCTGCTGTTCCTCGACGGCGGCGACACCCTCACCCCGCACGCGCTGCGGGCCGTCGCCGACCGGCTGAAGGAGACGGGCGAGCCGGACGTCCTGGTCCACGACCACGCGCTCGTGGACCGGTCGGGCGAGAGCGTCCGGGACGCCTTCGCGGGCCGGCTCGCCGAGCAGGGCCCGGCACCGTTCCGCCTGGAGGACCGCCCGGGGCTGCTGCGGGTGCCGTCGCCGGCCTGGAACAAGGCGTACCGCCGGGAGTTCGTCGAGCGCGAGGGCTTCACCTTCCCGCCCGGCCGGCACACGGACGTGGCCTGGACCCCACCGGTCCTGATGGCCGCCGAGACGATCGCCACCCTGGACCGGGTCTGCGTCCACCACCGACAGGACCGCCGGGGCGAACTGCCCGACGCGGACGCGCACTTCGACCTCTTCGAGCAGTACGACAGGGTCTTCGCGTACGTCGATACGCGCCCCGGACTCGGGCGGTGGCGGCCGGTGCTGTTCCGCCGCATGGTGGACGACCTCTGGGCGGTGTTCGCCGACCGGGACAGGTTCCCGCGCGGCACCCGGGCCGAGTTCCTGCGGCGCGCCCGCGTCCACTACCGGGCCCACCGCACCCCGGGCCACCCGGTCCCGGCGCGCTCCCGGGCGCGCCACGCGGTGATCCGCCTGGGCCTGTACCGCACCCACCGGTTCGCCGAGCTGGCCCGGGGCCTCGGCCGGCGGACCGCCCGCCCGGTCGCACGGCTCGCCAGGTCCCTGCACGCGGCGGCCCTGCGCCTCCACTACCGCGTCCAGCGCTGCCTCCCGCTGCGCGAGGACCGGGCCGTCTTCGCCGCCTACGGGGGCCGCGGCCACGGCTGCAACCCGGGCGCGCTGGAGGAGGCGTTCCGCACCTTCGCCCCGCACATCCGCACCGCGTGGGTCGCCCACCCGGAGCACCACCACACCATCCCGACCGCCACCCGCCGGCTGCGCCCCGGCACGGCCGCCCACTGGACGGCGCTGGCCCGCTCCAAGTACCTCGTCGACAACACCGACTTCGACCACCGCCTGGTCAAGCGCCGCGGCCAGATCCTTCTCCAGACCCAACACGGGACACCGCTCAAGCACATGGGCCTGGACCTCCGGGAACACCCGGCGGCGGCCGGCGACTTGGACGTCGAGGCGCTGCTGCGCGGCGTCGACCAGTGGGACTACCTCCTGTCCCCCAACCGCCACACCACCCTGACCTGGGAGCGGGTCTACCCCGGCGGCTACACCACGCTCCCCTACGGCTACCCCCGCAACGACGTGTTCCAGCGGGCGACCTCGGAGGACGTACGGCGGCTGCGCGAGTCCCTCGGCATCCCCGAGGGCTCGGTGGCGATCCTGTACGCGCCCACCCACCGCGACTACCGCCGCACCCAGCGCACCGGCCTCGACCTGGACCGTCTGCTGCGCCGGCTGGGCCCCCGCTTCGTCGTGCTGGCCCGCGCCCACCACCGCCACGGCGGCCCGCTCGTCTCCCCCGCGACCGGCCGGGTCATCGACGTCACCGGCCACCCGAGCGTGGAGTCCCTGTGCCTCGCCTCGGACGCCCTGGTCACCGACTACTCGTCCCTGATGTTCGACTACGCGGGCCTGGACCGCCCGATCGTGATCCACGCCGACGACCGGGAGGCGTACGAGGCGTCCCGGGGCACCTACTTCGACCTGCGGTCCTGCGCTCCCGGCGCGATCGCGCGCAGCGAGGACGAACTGATCGACATCTTCGCCACCGGCCACTGGCGCGGCTCCCGCTCCACCCAGCTGCGCTCGGCGTTCCGCGAGCGCTTCTGCCCGTACGACGACGGCCGCGCCGCCGAGCGGGTCGTACGCCATGTCGTCCTGGGCGAGACCGGGCTGCCGGCGGTGGTGCCGCTCGCGGAGCGCCACCCGGTGCCGTCGGCGGCGGCAGCGCTCGACCGTCCTCCGCTGGCCACCGTGCCCCGCCCCGCGACGGACACGCCCGTCGCCGAGACCCGCTAG
- the galE gene encoding UDP-glucose 4-epimerase GalE, translating to MTWLITGGAGYIGAHVVRAMTAAGEQAVVYDDLSTGIAERVPADVPLVTGSTLDAERVAHTLADHEVTGVVHLAAKKQVGESVELPLHYYRENVEGLRVLLEAVTTAGVPSFVFSSSAAVYGMPDVPLVTERTPCAPMSPYGETKLAGEWLVRATGRATGLSTACLRYFNVAGAASPELADTGVFNIVPMVFEKLTQDEAPRIFGDDYDTPDGTCVRDYIHVADLAEAHVAAARTLQSGPGRALTVNIGRGEGVSVREMIDHINAVTGYDRPPTVTPRRPGDPARVVASAELAATELGWKAKHDVQDMITSAWEGWVRLRPQAARG from the coding sequence ATGACCTGGCTGATCACCGGCGGCGCCGGCTACATCGGGGCGCACGTCGTGAGGGCGATGACGGCGGCGGGCGAGCAGGCGGTCGTGTACGACGACCTGTCCACCGGCATCGCCGAGCGCGTGCCGGCCGATGTGCCGCTGGTGACGGGGTCCACGCTGGACGCCGAGCGGGTCGCGCACACCCTGGCGGACCACGAGGTCACCGGAGTGGTCCACCTCGCGGCGAAGAAGCAGGTCGGCGAGTCGGTGGAGCTGCCGCTGCACTACTACCGGGAGAACGTCGAGGGCCTGCGCGTCCTGCTGGAGGCGGTGACGACGGCCGGTGTCCCCTCCTTCGTCTTCTCGTCCTCCGCCGCGGTGTACGGCATGCCGGACGTCCCCCTGGTGACCGAGCGGACCCCGTGCGCGCCGATGTCGCCGTACGGCGAGACCAAGCTGGCCGGGGAGTGGCTGGTGCGGGCCACGGGCCGCGCGACCGGCCTGTCCACCGCCTGCCTGCGCTACTTCAACGTCGCGGGCGCGGCGAGCCCCGAACTGGCCGACACCGGCGTCTTCAACATCGTCCCGATGGTCTTCGAGAAGCTCACGCAGGACGAGGCTCCGCGCATCTTCGGCGACGACTACGACACCCCGGACGGCACCTGTGTCCGCGACTACATCCACGTCGCCGACCTGGCCGAGGCGCATGTGGCCGCGGCCCGCACCCTGCAGTCCGGCCCGGGACGTGCCCTCACCGTCAACATCGGGCGCGGCGAGGGCGTCTCCGTGCGCGAGATGATCGACCACATCAACGCCGTCACCGGCTACGACCGCCCCCCGACGGTCACTCCCCGCCGCCCCGGGGACCCGGCCCGGGTTGTCGCCTCCGCGGAGCTGGCGGCCACCGAGCTCGGCTGGAAGGCCAAGCACGACGTCCAGGACATGATCACGTCGGCGTGGGAGGGATGGGTGCGGCTGCGTCCGCAGGCGGCTCGCGGCTAG
- a CDS encoding MarR family transcriptional regulator, with amino-acid sequence MDTPPTPTPASAPAATPAATDWLRLDQQICFSLNAASRAFGSVYRVILKDLGITYPQYLVMLVLWEHGDLPVKKLGEHLRLDSGTLSPLLKRLETAGLVRRERSVRDERSVEVRLTEEGVALRERAEQVPRRIVSATSFDVDEISALRARLDQLTSALDAAVHAELPDED; translated from the coding sequence ATGGACACGCCCCCGACCCCGACCCCGGCAAGCGCTCCCGCCGCGACCCCGGCCGCGACCGACTGGCTCCGCCTCGACCAGCAGATCTGCTTCTCCCTGAACGCGGCCTCCCGCGCCTTCGGCAGCGTCTACCGCGTGATCCTCAAGGACCTGGGGATCACGTATCCGCAGTACCTGGTGATGCTGGTGCTGTGGGAGCACGGTGATCTGCCCGTCAAGAAGCTCGGCGAGCACCTGCGGCTCGACTCGGGCACCCTCTCCCCGCTCCTCAAGCGACTGGAGACGGCCGGCCTGGTCCGGCGTGAACGCAGCGTGCGTGACGAGCGCTCGGTGGAGGTCCGGCTCACCGAGGAGGGCGTCGCCCTGCGGGAGCGCGCGGAGCAGGTGCCCCGCCGGATCGTCTCGGCGACCAGCTTCGACGTGGACGAGATCAGCGCCCTGCGGGCCCGCCTCGACCAGCTCACCTCGGCCCTGGACGCGGCGGTGCACGCCGAGCTTCCCGACGAGGACTGA
- a CDS encoding organic hydroperoxide resistance protein — MDALYTAVATATHGRDGRAYTNDGKIDVALAPPVELGGNGQGTNPEQLFAAGYAACFGSALGLVGRQAKVDVSDAAVTAEVGIGKQGEGFGLKVALRVELPDTVDAETGRKLVEQAHQVCPYSNATRGNIDVELVIE; from the coding sequence ATGGACGCGCTGTACACCGCTGTCGCCACCGCCACCCACGGCCGTGACGGCCGCGCCTACACGAACGACGGCAAGATCGACGTCGCTCTGGCCCCGCCGGTGGAGCTGGGCGGCAACGGACAGGGCACCAACCCGGAGCAGCTCTTCGCCGCCGGTTACGCCGCCTGCTTCGGCAGCGCCCTCGGCCTCGTCGGCCGCCAGGCCAAGGTCGACGTCAGCGACGCCGCCGTCACCGCCGAGGTCGGCATAGGCAAGCAGGGCGAGGGCTTCGGCCTCAAGGTCGCCCTCCGCGTCGAACTCCCCGACACCGTGGACGCGGAGACCGGCCGCAAGCTGGTCGAGCAGGCCCACCAGGTCTGCCCCTACTCCAACGCCACCCGCGGGAACATCGACGTGGAGCTCGTCATCGAGTAG
- a CDS encoding YciI family protein: MLVVELAFTAAPERLDARPAHREALGRLHAEGKLFAAGPWADDRGAMLVFAVGRAELEEILEADPYYRATPGVEVRAVREWLPILGS; the protein is encoded by the coding sequence GTGCTTGTCGTCGAACTCGCCTTCACAGCCGCGCCCGAACGCCTTGACGCCCGCCCCGCTCACCGTGAGGCGCTCGGCCGCCTGCACGCCGAGGGGAAGCTGTTCGCCGCGGGGCCGTGGGCGGACGACCGGGGGGCGATGCTGGTGTTCGCGGTGGGGCGGGCGGAGTTGGAGGAGATCCTGGAGGCGGACCCGTACTACCGGGCCACTCCCGGCGTCGAGGTGCGGGCGGTTCGTGAGTGGCTGCCGATACTCGGAAGTTGA
- a CDS encoding Crp/Fnr family transcriptional regulator — MPRADWRRLQDVPLFAALPEPDLRRLWDTSLPRPYAPGDTLRAQGSPADHLLVLLDGTVSASATTAGGRVLRFGTWAGPCALDKVALLDGAGHTATFTALTPCAVRAVPRARFTSLLDDSAAVRAHVLRLLAAQARAQQERLTDTATLPCEARLAAWLLDGLSRPGTDGHVLLPGGQRELAELLGVTRVTVNRALSRLRRDGLIEPAGSCGNGGDTSGGGSGGGSGGGGGGGGRIRVLAPELLALRAAPDAGRAR; from the coding sequence GTGCCCAGAGCCGACTGGAGGCGTCTGCAGGACGTCCCGCTGTTCGCCGCACTCCCCGAGCCCGACCTGCGCCGCCTGTGGGACACCTCGCTCCCCCGCCCCTACGCCCCCGGCGACACCCTGCGCGCCCAGGGTTCCCCCGCCGACCACCTGCTCGTCCTGCTCGACGGCACCGTCTCCGCGTCCGCCACGACCGCCGGCGGGCGCGTCCTGCGGTTCGGGACCTGGGCCGGGCCCTGCGCCCTCGACAAGGTCGCACTCCTCGACGGAGCCGGTCACACGGCCACCTTCACCGCCCTCACCCCGTGTGCCGTACGAGCCGTCCCACGCGCCCGATTCACGTCCCTGCTCGACGACTCGGCGGCCGTACGCGCCCATGTCCTGCGGCTCCTCGCCGCCCAGGCCCGCGCCCAGCAGGAACGACTCACCGACACCGCCACCCTGCCCTGCGAGGCCCGCCTCGCGGCCTGGCTCCTGGACGGGCTGAGCCGGCCCGGCACCGACGGCCACGTCCTCCTCCCCGGCGGCCAGCGCGAACTCGCCGAGCTGCTGGGGGTCACCCGCGTCACGGTCAACCGTGCGCTGTCCCGGCTTCGGCGGGACGGACTCATCGAGCCCGCGGGGAGCTGCGGCAACGGCGGCGACACCAGCGGCGGCGGCAGCGGCGGCGGCAGTGGCGGTGGCGGTGGCGGTGGCGGTCGAATTCGGGTGCTCGCCCCGGAGCTCCTCGCCCTGCGCGCGGCACCGGACGCCGGCCGCGCCCGCTGA
- a CDS encoding TetR/AcrR family transcriptional regulator has translation MTTNADAPQTRTRRRAPAGAAVLREDVTEAIRAAVFEELAGVGYARMSIEGIARRAGVGKTAVYRRWRSKLHLVLDVVSEIAVMGLPVPETGSLEDDLRMLYEVTSRALRHPVASQIIPDLQAEAARNPEIAEALQNALQKGQEGVASKIISAAEQRGELRAGLNDELALDLISGPLYWRSVVIRSPKLPKGYLAALARATTEALKAL, from the coding sequence GGGCCGCCGTACTCCGTGAGGATGTGACGGAGGCCATTCGGGCAGCCGTTTTCGAGGAGCTCGCGGGTGTCGGGTACGCGCGGATGTCGATCGAGGGCATCGCGCGCCGGGCGGGAGTCGGCAAGACCGCGGTCTACCGGCGGTGGCGTTCCAAGCTGCACCTGGTTCTCGACGTGGTGTCGGAGATCGCGGTGATGGGCCTGCCGGTGCCGGAGACCGGCTCGCTGGAGGACGATCTGCGGATGCTGTACGAGGTGACCTCCCGGGCGCTGCGGCACCCGGTGGCCTCGCAGATCATCCCGGATCTCCAGGCCGAGGCGGCCCGCAATCCGGAGATCGCCGAGGCGTTGCAGAACGCGTTGCAGAAGGGTCAGGAGGGCGTCGCCAGCAAGATCATCTCGGCGGCGGAGCAGCGCGGGGAACTCCGGGCGGGCCTCAACGACGAACTGGCCCTCGATCTGATCTCGGGCCCCCTGTACTGGCGCTCGGTGGTCATCCGCAGCCCGAAGCTGCCGAAGGGGTACCTCGCGGCGCTGGCCCGGGCGACGACGGAGGCGCTGAAGGCGCTCTGA